The sequence below is a genomic window from Limnothrix sp. FACHB-406.
AAGTGGCACGGCGTTGATCGCGCTTGCCGTTGGAGGTTTTCTTCTTAGGGACTGCCATACGATCAGGTGTCGTGTCGCGACAAACAGACAACCTTTCGATTCTAGACTAGTCGGGTCGTGATCGCTAGACGGTCAATGGGGTTTCTCCCTAGGCAGCCACCCTGGATAATTCAAGCAGCGCCGTGCAAACCAAGTTGATACGCGATCGCCCTGGGTGATCGATTCGCCAGCGATCGATCCGGCCGGCTCAGCGTTCTGCCGCCATCCACCGCCCCTAACCACCGTCCGATGACTTTTCAAACCCTAAAACCATTTCAAACCTTTTTTGAGCATTGTGTTGGCGACTGGAGTGCCGAACGCACCTACCATTACTTACGCAGCCAAACCGTGGAGCGATCGCACACGGAATTTCAAATTCGCCCGATTTCACTCGAGCAAAAGCAACAAGTCCTACAGGACAATGAACGACCCGATCGGGCCGATCTCGACCAGATTCCGGGCTATCACCTCGACTTCCAAACGACTTCCGAGCATGGGGAACGGGTGGCCCAGAGCTTGAATTTTTTGTTCGTCCCCAACGCTGAAACGGGCTCAATCCTGGAGGGCGACTACCTGCGCGATCGCGCCTACGAGGAAGCTAAACCAATGGTGGCCCAATTTCACTTCACCATCGCCACTCGGGAATTGATCATGACAACCCACTATCAACGGGTGGTGTCGGTGGATTCAATTACCCTGGTGAATCCTGCCCTTCGCCTGCGGCGAATTTTGAACTACCATCGCCCCGCCACAGAGAATGCACCGTTGGATCAAATTGCGCTGGCGGGGTTTGGTGTTGAACAGAAGATCAATTAGCCTAGAACCGTTGCGCCGGGTTCAACGGCTGGCAAGCAATCTGGACGAGACTGGGGCCGTGAGGGGCGATCGAAACAACAATGGCGAATTTTCGAGTGTGGCTCGTTTTGGTGGTTGGTTTCTTTCTGGCGGCGGAACTGTGGCAGTTGCTCCGAGCAGTGACGTTGCCCACTCCTCTACTGTGGGTGGGGGGCTTGGTTCTGGCCACCGCTTCCAATTGGCATCATCGGGCGGGCTGGCCCTTCAAGTGGTTAGATCAGTGGGCAGCGTTTTCCCGTTCCCAGTCCCAAGGGCCCGTTGCTCAACCGTTTCACGCGCCGGGTTCAGAGGTGCGATCGCCCGATCGTCGTTGAAATAATCACTGAGATTCACCGCTGAGATTGCCACTGAAACCACCCTTGAGAGAAGAGGGCCCCTGTTGGCCTCAGACGAAATTGGGAAAATTTAGCCAGTTACCCTGACCCGTTGTTTCTGGATTGTGGCCGATCGAGCATCAGTATCCCAAGCGCTTGGTGCAACTCTCCGGTGGCCAACGGAATCGCCAGGGCAACGCAAGCCGCCTGTAGCCCCGCATTCTGGGCTTCCAAGTCAAAAGTCTGGGCATCGATCGGCCCCGATCGCGCCGGCCATTGACCCGTTTCCCAACCCTGTTGGCAATCGGCAGCACAGGTGGAATAGTGCGATCGACAAGTGGCCGGCCGCACCGGATAGATTCCGCAAGTGCCATCGGATTCCAAAAAAGCACAGGGAATTTTATGACCCAGCCGATCGCCCGGGTTAATCAACTCAAGCTGCCCTAAGGTTTGCGCCAACCGCTCCAGGATCAGCCGCCGCTGAGCCATCGGCAGCTCGGCAATCCAATCGGCAATCACCTGGGCTTCGATCCCCGCGATCGGCACGTTCAGATAGCAGCACCAATCACAACCCCGATCGCAGGCCACAAGACAATCGGCCCGCTCCAGGCGCTCTGCAATCGCCCGATCGCCCGCAGCCCACAGTTCCCGTTGCAAGCGCAACAAACCAGGCAAGCCCGCCACCGACCACCGTTCGATCGCAGTCTGTTCCGTCTCTTGGGCTAATTGTTGTGCCCGTTGCCAGCGTTCTCGGGCGGCCCTGGGGTCAAGCTCTGCCATGTTTTTTCGCCTCGCCTGCAAACACACAGAGACCCCCGACTAGCGAGGGTCTCTGTTAAGGGCGATCGGGTCATCCCGCAGGACAAACCCGATCAAATTGCCAATCGCTCGATCGATTAGTCGAGGTCGGGCATCGCCAGCGCGGGTTCGCTCTCGCGGTTGATCCCCTTCTCGAAGCCCGCTTCAGCCGCGCGAGCGCGACCAGCGTGCCACAGGTGACCCACCAGGAAGAAGAACGCCAACACAAAGTGCGACGTAGCCAACCAAGCGCGGGGCGACACATAGTTAAACGAGTTAATTTCGGTCGCCACACCGCCCACCGAGTTCAACGAACCCAGAGGAGCGTGCGTCATGTACTCAGCCGCGCGGCGAGCTTGCCAGGGCTGAATGTCATTCTTGATCTTGTTCAGATCCAAACCGTTGGGGCCGCGCAGGGGTTCCAGCCAAGGGCCTTGGAAGTCCCAGAAACGCATCGTTTCACCACCAAAGATGATTTCACCCGAGGGCGAACGCATCAGATATTTACCCAGACCCGTGGGGCCTTGAGCCGAACCCACGTTCGCACCCAAGCGTTGGTCACGGATCAAGAAGGTCAGCGCTTGAGCCTGCGATGCTTCAGGGCCGGTGGGGCCAAAGAACTCGCTCGGATAAGCGGTGTTGTTGTACCACACCATCGTCGAGGCAATGAAGCCCATCAACGACAGAGCGCCCAAGCTGTAAGACAGGTAAGCTTCACCAGACCAGATGAACGCACGACGCGCCCAAGCAAAAGGCTTGGTCAGGATGTGCCAGATACCACCGGCAATGCAGGTCAGACCCACCCAAATGTGGCCGCCGATGATGTCTTCCATGTTGTTCACGGAGACAATCCAGCCTTCGCCGCCAAAGGGAGCCTTGGTCAGGTAGCCAAAGATCCGAGCCGGGTTCAGCGTCGGGTTCGTGATCACGCGCACGTCACCGCCACCGGGAGCCCAGGTGTCGTAAACGCCGCCAAAGAACATGGCCTTGAACACCAGCAGCAACGCACCGCAACCCAGCAGGATCAGGTGATAGCCGATGATGTTGGTCATTTGGTTCTTGTCCTTCCAGTCGTAACCGAAGAAGGACGAGTACTCTTCGAGGGTTTCAGGGCCGCGGATGGCGTGGTAAATCCCACCCAAACCGAGCACCGCCGACGAAATCAAGTGCAGCACGCCCGTCACGAAGTAGGGGAAGGTATCCACCACTTCGCCACCGGGACCCACACCCAAGCCCAACGTGGCCAGGTGAGGCAGCAGGATGAAGCCCTGCTCATACATGGGCTTTTCGGGGATGAAGTGCGACAGTTCAAACAACGTCATCGCACCGGCCCAGAACACAATCAA
It includes:
- a CDS encoding phycobiliprotein lyase — its product is MTFQTLKPFQTFFEHCVGDWSAERTYHYLRSQTVERSHTEFQIRPISLEQKQQVLQDNERPDRADLDQIPGYHLDFQTTSEHGERVAQSLNFLFVPNAETGSILEGDYLRDRAYEEAKPMVAQFHFTIATRELIMTTHYQRVVSVDSITLVNPALRLRRILNYHRPATENAPLDQIALAGFGVEQKIN
- a CDS encoding YkgJ family cysteine cluster protein — encoded protein: MAELDPRAARERWQRAQQLAQETEQTAIERWSVAGLPGLLRLQRELWAAGDRAIAERLERADCLVACDRGCDWCCYLNVPIAGIEAQVIADWIAELPMAQRRLILERLAQTLGQLELINPGDRLGHKIPCAFLESDGTCGIYPVRPATCRSHYSTCAADCQQGWETGQWPARSGPIDAQTFDLEAQNAGLQAACVALAIPLATGELHQALGILMLDRPQSRNNGSG
- the psbC gene encoding photosystem II reaction center protein CP43 yields the protein MVVGGRDQDSTGFAWWSGNARLINLSGKLLGAHVAHAGLIVFWAGAMTLFELSHFIPEKPMYEQGFILLPHLATLGLGVGPGGEVVDTFPYFVTGVLHLISSAVLGLGGIYHAIRGPETLEEYSSFFGYDWKDKNQMTNIIGYHLILLGCGALLLVFKAMFFGGVYDTWAPGGGDVRVITNPTLNPARIFGYLTKAPFGGEGWIVSVNNMEDIIGGHIWVGLTCIAGGIWHILTKPFAWARRAFIWSGEAYLSYSLGALSLMGFIASTMVWYNNTAYPSEFFGPTGPEASQAQALTFLIRDQRLGANVGSAQGPTGLGKYLMRSPSGEIIFGGETMRFWDFQGPWLEPLRGPNGLDLNKIKNDIQPWQARRAAEYMTHAPLGSLNSVGGVATEINSFNYVSPRAWLATSHFVLAFFFLVGHLWHAGRARAAEAGFEKGINRESEPALAMPDLD